The following proteins come from a genomic window of Pararhodobacter sp.:
- a CDS encoding protein-tyrosine phosphatase family protein, whose translation MPDPFVITPLPVGQGTLALCPLPGRLGDFPGDMAQILRFAPDLILSLTQDAERSAHGAATLPDQITRAGIVWHPFPIPDFGIPPADADWSAAANAATKILAKGGRVLVHCRGGLGRSGMVALRLMIEHGEAPDDALTRLRAVRPGAVETAAQHRWARSPARSHP comes from the coding sequence ATGCCCGACCCTTTCGTCATCACCCCGTTGCCCGTCGGCCAAGGGACCTTGGCGCTCTGCCCACTGCCGGGGCGTCTGGGCGATTTTCCCGGTGACATGGCGCAAATCCTGCGCTTTGCGCCCGACCTGATCCTCTCGCTGACCCAGGATGCCGAACGCTCGGCCCATGGTGCGGCCACCCTGCCGGACCAGATCACCCGGGCCGGGATCGTCTGGCACCCGTTTCCGATCCCCGATTTCGGCATCCCGCCCGCCGATGCCGACTGGTCCGCGGCCGCCAACGCCGCCACGAAAATCCTTGCCAAGGGCGGGCGGGTTCTGGTCCATTGTCGCGGCGGGCTTGGCCGCTCGGGCATGGTCGCGCTGCGGCTGATGATCGAGCACGGCGAAGCGCCCGACGACGCCCTCACACGGCTGCGCGCGGTGCGGCCCGGCGCGGTCGAAACCGCCGCGCAACACCGCTGGGCGCGCAGCCCGGCCCGGAGCCACCCATGA
- a CDS encoding amidohydrolase, which translates to MHACGHDGHTAMLLGAAQVLAQEGGFDGTLRFVFQPAEEWGRGAQALLDDGLMTRFPFDEIFGLHNMPGLPVGHFETRPGPLMSAEDIFEITLTGQGGHASRPHLIREAMVPACALVLELQTIVARRLDPAEIAVVSVTELLTDGIRNALPGSARILGDCRSFQPQVSARIEAEMRRIAAGIAAAHGLDVSLRYDREFVPLVNDPDLAAAMLAASATVSKAAEMRPTPMTASEDFARFLDHVPGCFGYIGNGTNSAPLHNPRYDFNDAALMHGVAVHTAIARARLPV; encoded by the coding sequence ATGCACGCCTGCGGCCATGACGGCCACACCGCCATGTTGCTGGGTGCAGCGCAGGTTCTGGCGCAAGAGGGCGGCTTTGACGGCACCTTGCGCTTTGTCTTTCAACCCGCCGAGGAATGGGGGCGCGGCGCACAGGCCCTGCTCGATGACGGGCTGATGACCCGGTTTCCCTTTGACGAGATTTTCGGCCTGCACAACATGCCCGGCCTGCCCGTCGGTCATTTCGAAACCCGCCCCGGCCCGCTCATGTCCGCCGAGGATATTTTCGAGATCACCCTGACCGGGCAAGGCGGCCATGCCTCGCGCCCGCATCTGATTCGCGAGGCGATGGTGCCCGCCTGCGCCCTGGTGCTGGAGCTGCAAACCATTGTCGCCCGACGCCTCGACCCGGCCGAGATCGCCGTGGTCTCGGTCACCGAATTGCTGACCGACGGCATCCGCAACGCCCTGCCCGGCAGCGCCCGCATTCTGGGCGATTGCCGCAGCTTTCAGCCACAGGTTTCAGCCCGGATCGAGGCCGAGATGCGCCGCATCGCCGCCGGGATCGCCGCCGCGCATGGGCTGGATGTCAGCCTGCGCTACGACCGCGAATTCGTGCCCTTGGTGAATGACCCCGACCTCGCCGCCGCCATGCTGGCCGCCTCTGCGACCGTCTCCAAAGCCGCCGAAATGCGCCCGACGCCGATGACCGCCTCCGAGGATTTCGCCCGGTTTCTCGATCATGTGCCGGGCTGTTTTGGCTATATCGGCAACGGCACAAACTCCGCACCCCTGCACAACCCGCGCTATGATTTCAACGACGCCGCCCTGATGCATGGCGTCGCCGTTCATACCGCCATCGCGCGGGCGCGTTTGCCCGTATGA
- a CDS encoding DUF2161 domain-containing phosphodiesterase: MQRESDLYPPLKAYFVARGLAVKGEIGAADLVAMGGAVPVIVEMKLKFSLTLYHQGIERLKITPQVYLAVLRPEGAAATRMLKDNTALCRRLSLGLMTVRSRDGFVEVLAEPGPYHPRASKPRRRRIEAEFERRQGDPNAGGATRHGIVTGYRQDALRCAAYLAEYGPSKGAAVAKDTGVPVATRLMADNHYGWFKRVEKGVYFLTEEGRKGLVDWDGALPEV, encoded by the coding sequence ATGCAGCGTGAATCCGATCTATACCCCCCCCTCAAGGCGTATTTCGTGGCGCGTGGTCTGGCCGTGAAGGGCGAGATTGGCGCGGCCGATCTGGTGGCGATGGGCGGCGCGGTGCCGGTGATTGTCGAGATGAAGCTGAAATTCTCGCTGACCCTCTATCATCAGGGGATCGAGCGGCTGAAAATCACGCCGCAGGTCTATCTGGCGGTTTTGCGGCCCGAGGGGGCGGCGGCGACGCGGATGCTGAAGGATAATACGGCGCTGTGTCGGCGGCTTTCTCTGGGGTTGATGACGGTGCGGTCGCGGGATGGGTTTGTCGAGGTTCTGGCGGAGCCGGGGCCGTATCATCCGCGCGCTTCGAAACCGCGCCGCAGACGGATCGAGGCGGAGTTCGAGCGCCGCCAAGGCGATCCGAATGCGGGCGGGGCGACGCGGCATGGAATCGTGACGGGGTATCGTCAGGATGCGCTGCGATGTGCGGCGTATCTGGCGGAATATGGGCCGTCAAAAGGGGCGGCGGTGGCCAAGGATACCGGGGTTCCAGTGGCGACGCGGTTGATGGCGGACAATCATTATGGCTGGTTCAAACGGGTGGAGAAGGGCGTCTATTTTCTGACCGAGGAGGGCCGGAAAGGCCTGGTGGATTGGGATGGGGCGCTGCCGGAGGTGTGA
- a CDS encoding manganese-dependent inorganic pyrophosphatase: protein MTTLVFGHKSPDTNSTGSPLIWAWYLSEVQGTPARAVLLGEPNTEAAFMLRRWGLEKPEIITDVEPGQKVVIVDTNNPAELPAGINAADIRAIIDHHKLVGGLETKGPIDITIRPLACTATILHDLMGDAVKTAPEGIKGAMLSCILSDTLEFRSPTTTDHDRAVAESLAADLGVSIPDLARALFEAKSDVSAFSDADLLRMDSKEYTVAGKELRVSVLETTAPKLLLDRKASLMAAMEGVAKEDGADQVLLFVIDILNEEATLLVPNDLVKQFAEKSFGVTVSGDTVVLPGVMSRKKQIIPSLTL, encoded by the coding sequence ATGACCACGCTCGTCTTCGGCCACAAATCCCCCGACACCAACTCCACCGGATCGCCGCTGATCTGGGCGTGGTATCTCAGCGAGGTTCAGGGAACCCCGGCGCGCGCCGTCCTGCTGGGCGAGCCCAACACCGAGGCCGCCTTCATGCTGCGCCGCTGGGGGCTGGAAAAGCCTGAGATCATCACGGACGTCGAACCGGGGCAGAAAGTCGTCATCGTCGATACCAACAACCCGGCCGAGCTGCCCGCCGGCATCAACGCCGCCGATATCCGCGCGATCATCGACCATCACAAACTGGTCGGCGGGCTGGAAACCAAGGGGCCGATCGACATCACCATCCGCCCGCTGGCCTGCACGGCGACGATCCTGCATGATCTGATGGGCGACGCGGTGAAAACCGCGCCCGAGGGTATCAAAGGCGCGATGTTGTCGTGCATCCTGTCGGACACGCTGGAATTCCGCAGCCCGACCACCACCGACCACGACCGCGCGGTGGCCGAAAGTCTGGCCGCAGATCTGGGCGTGTCGATCCCGGACCTGGCCCGCGCGTTGTTCGAGGCGAAATCCGACGTCTCGGCCTTCTCGGATGCGGACTTGCTGCGCATGGACAGCAAGGAATACACCGTCGCGGGCAAGGAGTTGCGGGTCTCGGTGCTGGAAACCACGGCGCCCAAACTGCTGCTGGACCGCAAAGCCAGCCTGATGGCGGCCATGGAGGGCGTTGCCAAAGAGGACGGCGCGGATCAGGTGTTGTTGTTCGTGATCGACATCCTCAACGAGGAAGCCACCCTGTTGGTGCCCAACGATCTGGTCAAGCAATTCGCCGAGAAAAGCTTTGGCGTGACGGTGTCGGGTGACACGGTGGTCTTGCCGGGTGTCATGAGCCGCAAGAAGCAGATCATCCCGTCGCTGACCTTGTGA
- a CDS encoding aminopeptidase, with protein sequence MQNPVDPVKLDRLAEVAVRTGLNLQPGQDLILTAPVTALPLVRKIVEHAYKAGAGLVTPILSDDQMTLARYQHGHDAGFDRAAGWLFDGMAQAYDQGAARLAVAGGDPMLLSSQDPDKVARANKAMAVAYTPARERITRFATNWTIVAYPDPAWAKLVSPDLPEDAAVHRLAEAIFAASRVSDDNAVESWNAHNTELGRRSAWLDGQDFAALHFTGPGTDLTVGLAEGHKWLGGATRSQNGIVCNPNIPSEEVFTTPHKFRVNGTVSATKPLSHQGTLIQDIAVTFKDGVITQAQARTGEAVLRKVLDTDEGARRLGEVALVPHASPISQSGLLFYNTLFDENAASHIALGQCYATCFQGGETMDSAEVARRGGNDSAIHIDWMIGSNQIDVDGITQDGTRIPVMRKGAWAS encoded by the coding sequence ATGCAAAACCCTGTTGATCCCGTCAAGCTCGACCGTCTGGCCGAAGTGGCCGTGCGCACCGGCCTGAATCTGCAACCGGGCCAGGATCTGATCCTGACCGCCCCGGTGACGGCGCTGCCCCTGGTGCGCAAGATTGTCGAACACGCCTACAAGGCTGGCGCAGGGCTGGTCACGCCGATCCTCTCGGATGACCAGATGACGCTGGCGCGCTATCAACATGGCCACGACGCCGGGTTTGATCGCGCTGCCGGCTGGCTGTTCGACGGGATGGCGCAGGCCTATGATCAGGGGGCGGCACGGCTGGCGGTGGCGGGTGGCGACCCGATGCTGTTGTCCAGCCAGGACCCTGACAAGGTTGCGCGCGCCAACAAGGCGATGGCCGTTGCCTATACGCCCGCGCGCGAACGCATCACGCGCTTTGCCACCAACTGGACGATTGTCGCCTATCCTGACCCTGCCTGGGCAAAACTGGTGTCGCCGGACTTGCCCGAAGACGCAGCCGTTCACCGCCTGGCCGAGGCGATCTTTGCCGCCTCGCGGGTCAGCGACGACAACGCCGTCGAAAGCTGGAACGCGCATAACACGGAATTGGGCCGCCGCTCGGCCTGGCTCGACGGTCAAGACTTCGCGGCACTGCATTTCACCGGCCCGGGCACCGATCTGACAGTCGGGCTGGCCGAGGGGCACAAATGGCTCGGCGGCGCCACCCGGTCGCAAAACGGCATCGTCTGCAACCCGAACATCCCCTCGGAGGAGGTTTTCACCACGCCGCATAAATTTCGCGTCAACGGCACGGTCAGCGCCACGAAACCCCTGTCGCACCAGGGCACGCTGATCCAAGACATCGCCGTCACCTTCAAGGACGGCGTCATCACCCAGGCCCAGGCCCGCACCGGCGAGGCCGTGTTGCGCAAAGTCCTCGACACCGACGAAGGCGCACGCCGCCTGGGCGAGGTGGCGCTGGTGCCCCATGCCTCGCCGATCTCGCAATCGGGCCTGTTGTTCTACAACACCCTGTTCGATGAAAATGCCGCCAGCCACATCGCTCTGGGCCAGTGCTACGCCACCTGCTTCCAAGGCGGCGAAACCATGGACAGCGCCGAAGTCGCCCGCCGCGGCGGCAATGACAGCGCCATCCATATCGACTGGATGATCGGCTCGAACCAGATCGATGTCGACGGGATCACCCAGGACGGCACGCGCATCCCGGTGATGCGCAAAGGCGCCTGGGCGTCATAA
- a CDS encoding TIGR01459 family HAD-type hydrolase yields MTQLISSLDEISAPYDVLYCDLWGCLHNGKALFPEAVSALQAFRRKGGAVVLLTNAPRTHHAVRKRLDAMGLPLDAYDVIAASGDATQEAMLTGAAGRKLWHLGPGKDDDLFEIIPEWLRDQPPIERVELQEAEGIICTGPFDEFNETPDDYRARFLLAKTKGLTMLNANPDLVVDFGATQIFCAGALAELYAEMGGEVLSFGKPHPPIYDFARRQLAAKGITCDTNSVLAIGDGVRTDIRGARGEGIDAVFVTGGLEAHRFGDDPATPDMGLLTAWLEAEDLHPRYSMGRLR; encoded by the coding sequence GTGACCCAATTGATTTCCAGCCTCGACGAGATTTCAGCCCCGTATGATGTGCTTTACTGTGATCTGTGGGGCTGCCTGCACAACGGCAAAGCCTTGTTCCCCGAAGCGGTTTCGGCCTTGCAGGCCTTTCGGCGCAAAGGTGGAGCCGTGGTTTTGCTGACCAACGCGCCGCGCACGCACCACGCGGTGCGCAAACGGCTGGACGCCATGGGATTGCCGCTGGATGCCTATGACGTGATCGCCGCATCGGGGGATGCAACCCAGGAGGCGATGCTGACCGGTGCGGCGGGGCGCAAGCTGTGGCACCTTGGGCCGGGCAAGGACGACGATCTGTTCGAGATCATCCCCGAGTGGCTGCGCGATCAGCCACCGATCGAGCGTGTTGAACTGCAGGAGGCCGAGGGCATCATCTGCACCGGGCCATTCGATGAATTCAACGAGACGCCGGACGACTATCGGGCACGGTTCCTGCTGGCCAAGACCAAGGGGCTGACGATGCTCAACGCCAATCCGGATCTGGTCGTAGATTTTGGCGCGACGCAAATCTTCTGCGCCGGGGCCTTGGCCGAGCTCTACGCCGAGATGGGCGGCGAGGTCCTGTCCTTCGGCAAACCGCATCCGCCGATCTATGATTTTGCGCGGCGCCAATTGGCCGCCAAGGGCATCACCTGTGACACCAACTCGGTGCTGGCGATTGGCGACGGGGTGCGCACCGATATACGCGGGGCGCGCGGCGAGGGCATCGACGCGGTGTTCGTGACAGGTGGGCTTGAGGCGCATCGGTTTGGCGACGATCCGGCCACGCCGGACATGGGCCTGTTGACGGCATGGCTGGAGGCCGAAGATCTGCATCCGCGGTATTCCATGGGTCGTTTGCGCTGA
- a CDS encoding Hint domain-containing protein translates to MLQQFLTSLDPVIPLVGARSRPTGLVAGTLIRTSAGEFPVEYLLAGDLIETAGNGIVELRGTSLIEAREVDVVMIPASAMGDPLARPAHGLVVPINQQVLVHDWRAQVLYGQDAMLTPASSLVDDVQVIRQTRARLRLIRLHFDAPQVIWADGLQVASAKTCAPQIHPGLLH, encoded by the coding sequence ATGTTGCAGCAGTTCCTCACCTCGCTTGATCCTGTCATCCCGCTGGTTGGCGCGCGCTCACGGCCCACCGGCCTTGTCGCGGGCACGTTGATCCGCACCTCGGCGGGTGAATTTCCCGTTGAGTATCTGCTGGCAGGGGATCTCATCGAGACCGCCGGGAATGGCATCGTCGAATTGCGCGGCACCTCCCTGATCGAAGCGCGCGAGGTCGATGTCGTGATGATCCCCGCCTCGGCGATGGGCGACCCGCTGGCCCGCCCGGCGCATGGTCTGGTGGTGCCGATCAACCAGCAAGTTCTGGTTCACGACTGGCGCGCGCAAGTTCTGTATGGGCAAGACGCGATGCTGACGCCGGCGTCGTCGCTGGTCGATGATGTGCAGGTGATCCGGCAGACCCGCGCCCGCCTGCGCCTGATCCGGCTGCATTTCGATGCGCCACAGGTGATCTGGGCGGACGGGCTGCAAGTTGCCAGCGCCAAGACATGCGCGCCGCAGATCCACCCCGGATTGCTGCATTAA